The sequence TGATATTTTGCCATTTAACCCATTTGTCTCATAAAATAAAAGCGCTTATGAGCGAAAACAAGATTTTGACTTTAAAGTATGCAAAACTgatttatttgcagtttttaaCAGAGCTCGAATGTGTATTTTAGCATTGAAAATGTCACATCTGTCTGCTGTACTTATGAGGGATCAAAAATGTCAAACTCAGTTTCAGGTTGCGTGACCTCATTAAATTTCCCAAAGTTACTGTTCACAAAAATCACGTGATTCTGAGGAGGTCAGTAGGGAGGTACTCACCGAGTAGCAAGTACTGTTATCACATGGTGATTTTAGCTGTCACAGCATTTTTCAAGAATCCTCATCAGCTATTCAAATCAAACCACACTGCAGGAAACTAGACAAGAGCTTTAGCCTAAACTAAATGTACATTGTTGCTGTGCTTCGgcatttaatacatttaaactgttcatttatttaaattaaacattgTACATATTAACATTTAAGTTACTGCCCAAAGGGGATCTGAATTATTCTCctcattttgttttgcacaCTGGTTATTGCCTTTggcttaattacattttttaagtcAATAACTTGTTTTTTCATAACATACTGCTTAGCTTAGATTATACAAAACAAACTATGAAGAACATATTAACCAGGTAACACAAGCAGCTCGAGAtgagtgtgtttttttcctctagTAACATGTGAGGGAAAAGTGCCGTGAGCCACAATCACAGCACAAAGCTGCAGCTCATTTGGGGTGAAACTAATTGTGTggtattgagttcctgtttctctttattctttatccttTATTCTTGTCGCCTCCGTACGTTTTTTGCACCTTAACTACTCCCTcagttttcagccgattttctcAGTTCAAACTCTAAtctgttctgctctttctggctatatcttttggtgtttattgctattatactttttaaaatattacacttttttcctttaatttgtcccattgaaatgaatggaaaacttcagaaattctgctaaaactttcttGTTTTCGAAACTTAACTACATGCTCATGCTTTCACCTAgaaactccattcaaactttaaaacgttcTCAAATGAttggtcttttcctgtgtgattcagctttttcatatCTGTTACCGTTTTCATTTAATGCCTCTTTAAGTTTTCAGTTGCAgctttgtgatttttcagaaaatacatgcgttgttatggttgctatgcaattaactcagagtgagagctgctgctttctgaagtttctcttcatgtccgaacaacttcttgctcaattttcacccaacctccacaaattatacatcaaaacgtaggtatttttgctggctttcagaaaatgttactATCACTGTTGTGGAAGTTACAGATTTTTATCAAATCGCCTcagagcaacaaaaagttttaaaactcTCCATTCAAAGTCTATGGGGAGTTTGTTCAAAACCAGCGCTGGATTTCTctaatgagaggcattttcaaatCGTCATATCTCTGTAacaaagcaaagttaagacatgaggcttgtgcCAATTCATCTTCAGACACTGCTGACACTCAAGGTCGAAGCAGTTTTTACAGTCATCTTACCATTGTGCCATAAATTACGTTTGTTTGAGGGGTGGAAATCTGTCCTCCTCTCAGTTTTCAAACTCCGAAAattctgactgctcatcaccctATTTTCCAGGCTCCCGTTCTCTTTCCCAGTGGCGCAGTTGGTAATGACACAGGTCTGAAGCCCAAAGGTCGTGGGTTCAATTCCACCTTGTCCACATGTTTTCTTCCACTACAAATTAATACACTATCACAGACCTGTAATtcatattgataatttattacaattcggcaacattttatgattttggcagcttttctaatatggacctcaGATTCTTGTTAACGCTCCATGGCAGAAATACATACAAGTACACCGcctgatgaagcagacagaagcagtacctctgattggttcagcattttcacctcttatcagcacaaatctcagcctcttctgctgttttcattagaattttaagcttttccagaaattctgctgattgaactcttttcagcaaaattttcagttttttctgctgttttcagcaaaaacctcttttcagcagaaattctgctgattgaactcttttcagcagaattttcacctcttttctgcaaaatttgcagccttttcacctcttatcagcacaattctcagcaggttctgctcatttcagcacaattgtcaatctctccacctcttctttgtgaGAATGAGTTTGGCTCAGTAAGCTAAATAACTACCCTTAGACCAGAagggccaggttcgaatcctgctcagggaaatttttttttttttttttttaaatgtcaaaattttcagcttttttcagcagacatcttcagcgttaaggcatccacacagcattttcacaggaaatgcaaatttttctagttcttGTTTGCAGTTCTTTATGTAAAGCATGTTGTTAAGAAAAAATCTGCATAAATACAATttgttaatattatttattatattgcaCTGAATCAGTGAAGCTTCTTACAGTACATGGGAGAAAATGCTAGGAAATAAGTCGTGAGCGCTTTGCCAGGGAAATGCAATGCAATTACTCGTGGATGTACTTGTCAGCACTAGGCCTGCATACTACACCAGTAAGTAAAAACCTGAAAAATAATATAAGTTTGTCTCAGTGGCATTGCACATGCTTATCTTGTTTCTGTCTGGCCATTTTGTTTGTGACAAATCGAAACATTATCACCCTTTCTTTTTAGGGGATTGCTTTTAAGTACATACGTCACTTAagttaatacatttaaaaatgtttaaaaagaaaaaacagcatgtAACTTACTGATCACATGATCTCGATCCACATCACCGCAGTGACCtagaaagcaaaaataaattcaCATGCCATTATTTAGCCCTCTGGGGAGCTTTTACTATATATCAACATATGGCTAGTAGTAGTGTGACTTACTCTGACCAGTCATTTACTACATATGTagtgtgttgttgtgttattttgtaaTGCACTGTGTTCAGAAAATATTTGGATTGTGTTCTCAAAGGTTACACGGTATATTCATTTGGTTAATCTAGCTATCAGAGATCCAGAGCTTGTCTAGCTATGCAGTCATCATGTGTTTCAAAATGCCAGCTTACATGAAATAGATTGCTATTAGTATTCTGTATGATAACTGTAAAATTAGCCATACTGTAGGTGGGGAAGGGGAAGTGGTAGGCCCGCTgcaaattctgttttgcagcaaGCTCTTCAAACTTGGTTAGCAGCGGCTCTGACAGATTGTCCACAGACTTCCCTGCGAACACAGCACAACACAAAAACCCTTTAACATATTTACCAAAGTAATAAAGTATCAACAGTGCTGTGCTGCTCAATATAAAGTACCTAAAAAAGTAAGGGAGGAACCTACCATAGAGTTTCATTGTGATCTTGCCCTGTTTCTGGTAGTACATGATGGCATAGGAATTGTAGTCTGTATCCCCAATCACTATCTCAATATTCTGCTCAGGGGCAGATCCTGGTATATAGAGAACAGAGAGCAAAGTACACACAGGATCCTGCTTTATTCTgggacactaagaaacaaaactgaccTTTCAGTGTCAGTCTTCCTGGGACTGATGTTAGATGATAGACTTGTAATATCTCCCAACACTGGTGATTactgagaagagaagagaagagaagagaagagaagacttTGTACTTTTCGGACAGTGCATGACaaattaatcaataaaacttgttttttctctgttgagGCCAGAAAGATTTCGTAGCACTCATACAGCAACAAAAGCTTTCATAGAATGCtctccaaaaacaacacaagccacattttttccatttgaaTGGGATATTATACTTCTAGGTCAGTTTGGCCAAAAAAGAGTTAGCAGAAAAGCTGACGGATTTAACTGTTCTACCTCATCCTTCCTGTTTTTGAAGATGCATAAATAACATTAAACACATGGCAAGGAATAATATCAGTAAGAATGGAATGAGGGATTCAAGAAATTGGCTCCCTCTGCTgccaaaaaaatagaaagaaagcaaagaacaTACAGAAGAATCAGCCACATGTGCAGCTGTACTCACTGCCTTGTTTTGGTGCTAACAGACAGCGTTTCATTAGAGGTAGCGGTACGAGCAATGGTGATTACTGTTGGCTCCACCTTGGTCCCGTGATTTACCAGGTAAGAGCATTTGGAGGCAGTATTAAGCAGGTACCATGTTCCCAGCATCTAGGACACACGCAatcagagaaaggaaaaaacaatatttcaaaatatctCAAAATCAATCAATTTGTCATAGACAAATGTCTTATCGGATTATTCTAATTCATCCCATCCCACTGAAATCAAAATTCCAAAAATGTTCCCgtgtcaaaacaaaaacaaaacatttcttttaaatgccCTGCTCTATCCCCTTCATATCCGTTCACCTGCACAGAAAAATTCCCTCATTGCCTCAAACACAATATTGACACAATTATGCAAGTTTGCCTGCATCAGCAGCCCCCACAGTAATCCATAAAAATCAGAGCTTTCACAGCGATCGAAAGTTTGAAGAATAAAGGCTTCTCAGAACTGGCCTTTGACGTGTTCGAGTCTCTGAATACTTTACTTTGATTCCACATAGAATATAAGGGCAAAAACTTGTTGGATTATTCTTAGACCAGTGGGACAGAGcgcttttgtgtgtatatgtgtgtgtgtgtcatgatcTAATCAAAGCAACAAAATAGCTTTCTGGCTATTTTCTTATGTTTATATTGACTCATCCACCATTAAGTTACTTTCACATAGTTTCCGCAGATTCTTCTGCAGTCCTATTTGTATATCATACTGTGACACGGTACAACAATCAAAAAAACAGTGTTCAGAGGTAAAATAACAGCACACAGAGCTGTCTGCTGTGTTGGCGACGTCTGCAACTGCCTGGAAACAGTCGGTCTCTTGGCAGTTGCAGCTTTTTCATGAATCTCACTGTCTTCAGCAGAAGGTTAAAAAGattaactaaaaaaagaaaaagaccaagTACTGCTGATgttatttggcactatataaattgaattgagCAGCCAGGGCCCAATGCAGCAGTAGTGAAAATATTCCGCttctttatcttatttcttaccCTTTCTATGTCTATGTCTTGTTCGGGTTGGGTCTGGTCAATAGGTGTGATCTTTGGCTTCTTGGGAGGTCGTCTTTGGGGTCGGGGTCGACTCTTAGCTCCACCTACAGCCTCAGCAGAATCCCAGAGGTACACGCACATCAACATCACCACTGCAAGTATGCAACGCCATAGTCCAGCCATTGTATCGCTGACAAacaattcttgtttttgttttataggtTTTCTGTCCACCCTGCTCTGTTTCTCCCTTCAGCTGTTCTCTTTCTGCTTTACTCAACTTGCAACACATATACCCAGAAGATATGGATAAGCAAACAGAGACCCAGAGACAAACAGTGTGAAACAGAGGATGGCCTGCTGAGTTAAATATTAACTTCATGGTAGAGATGAGGCCATactaaagtgctgtggtgtgcACTTCTGAACAACAAGAGGCGGCAATAAATTACGGGCAAACATCGGGGGTCATCGCAGCACAGCGCCGGATTTAGACGTGaatttattgggggggggggaaggatcGGTCATGTTTGCGTGATTGCGATCAAAGACTTCAGCTGGATATGTACACGCAACTTCAGAttacaaaccaaaaacacagcAATGTTTTTGCAATCCTGCAGAACAACAattttttgactgttttttccAGATATGAAAATATGCTAAACATTACAATGctgttaaaaacactttttaaaaaatttggcATTAATGGCTTCACATATCCTACACATATGTTCCAAGTGGCTCATATGAGAAGACCTTCATTCAGATGACAGTTAAGGCAAAATACTTAACAAACATTAGTAAACAGTAAACACCAGTGACGaagagagaacagaaaaaagattATTGGAGAAGAAAAATGATTTACTGTGAGTCCTGTAGTCCTGTCCTGTGTAGACATCTCTCCAGTCCATATATCCATTAATATATGCAATATAAAACTGGTTTCAATTCACCTCCAGTTTAACCCACAATTCATCCCACTTCACATCACATAGCTTTTCACTTTAAacccccccacaaaaaacaaaagggaagTTCTTTAAACtggtcctgtttttttttttaatgttttgatgAAGAGTCCATCAGTTACACTCATCCTCATCAGGTTTGTCGTTTTCTCTGGTTTTAAATGTGAGGGCAACACTGTTGATGCAGAAGCGCTGTCCTGTTGGGTCTGGTCCATCATCAAACACGTGGCCAAGGTGGGCATCGCACTGTGTGACCCagatacagaaacacaaaaaagtcaGACGtttgtgcactttttttttttttactttaacctCTGCTTTATAGCACAAACAACAAGTATCACAGCTAAACTGAATGAAACCTTGGCTTCTTTTGGTTCCTAGCACAACTCACATTTTTACAAAGGACTTCTGTCCCAGGGCTGCCCAGGCTGTTGTCAGGGCGCCGAATGATGGAGGTGTGGCTTTCATCACCCTCCCATGTCCCGTGAGCCTCATTGAATGCTGGCCAGCCTGTCCCGGAGTTGTACTTAGCCTCGGAGCTATGAAGAGAGGAAGGAAGAATTTAGTAAAcatctgctgatttttttttaaaaatgagcaaaCAGCAAAATCATCTTATACCAGTAAGCCCTCATTTTTCAGAGTTTTAATAAAAGATTATGGTCCAGTCCAGAAAATGTGCATACCCCTTTACTGGTTAGATGTATTACCTGAAGAGTggagcatcacagcagacacAGTGATACATCCCCATTTCAAAATGGTTCAGGTAGATCCCACTAAAGGGCTGAGAAcatccacaaatacacacacaccagatCACAATGTAAGGAGCAGAAATACAGCTCATTTCACTACCTGTGTGTTCTTCAGCACCCTGGTTTTGCAAGTGTATACAATGACTTGTCCTTAGTCCTGTTATAACAAGATGAAATATCTCTGCGTTTCATTTTTCGGGCTGTATTTAATTCATAATGTAGTAAAAGTGTGTCGTTGTGATACAGAGCAGATCAAAGTCCACCTgagaatgtgctgctgttgatgAGATAATGTATGTCACTCTGCTGGTGTGCTTATGTGCATGTGTAACCTTCCACTTATTAATTCTGAACACAAAGCTTCTTTGGCATTAGGTTACATaataattatattgttttttgtttttttcatacacTGGACTCACCTCCTCAGTTCCTTTCTCTCTGGTGACTACATACTGCTCTGGGGTCAGTTTTTTATGCCAGTCTGTAGTCTCACTGTAACGTGTGAGGGACTGCAGGCCTGCACAGAGCAAAGGTCACACATTTTAGATatgcatatttaaaacaaaccacATGTTTTGTGCGtgagcgtgcgtgtgtgtgagagagagagagacagtgaatCATTAAAGCCACATTTGTGGCAGAGTTTCCTGTAATTCATGCATTTTCTTATCTGATCACATTACCATTAATAATACAGACTCTGAAAACTTTAAAGCTGAGAAAGTGAGGCTGCTTGGAAATATATTCTTAAAGAATAACTAAGACTAAAATATAAACATTCTAATCTCAAAGAATTTCCACTTAACTTCTGAAATactctttcaaacagagatGTAGAACCTCTAATAGTAAACATTCGTGCATGATGGTGCAGCGAGCTGCAGCTCAAGTACAGCGCTGATATAAATCAGAAGTTCGCTCACGGTACCTTGACATGTGGACACGGGACGGATTATGCCGGGGATCCTCCTCGGTAACTCTGCAGCTCTGGCTGTGGCGTGTTGAGAGGCAACAGCGACAATCCGGCGGACGAAACGAGACATGTTTGCTCCAGTGGAGTCAAGTGCGACTAAAGTGCAGCTTTCAGTGGAGCCAAGCAAACTTGCCCCATCGAGATTTTTCACGCCGCGGCGAGTTTGGGCTGGTCCTCGCTCGGCTTATCCGGGCTGTTAGCGGGGTTACACggtcacaaaacacaactgaagcTACAAAGGTCAAAGTGGATGGAGTTCAGTCGTATTTTATTGCCAGCACTGTGCAAAGAGCGCAGTAAGCGCTGCTGAATGGGAGTGgatcaaaaaattaaaataaaaaaaatctaagattagattttagattttttttaagactgATACAGAGatatttgttgatttaaaaatatgacATTCAAATAGGTAagccatatttatttatttatttaattcttttagagacatgaaacatgaaaggATTTCTCTagcatttattgttatttatttaacctgTTCCTGTATGCTTTGCTTTAGTTAATAGCTAATATTGGCTATTTGCCAGTCTATTACACAAAGTccatatacacatgtatataaaATCTCCACCTCATCTCCTGAGAGGTGGTATAAATACAATCCTCAGGCTCGGGTCCACTTGAGGGGACTTTGAAGGTTCTGCACAATATCGTGGTTGCTCCTGGACTGCACTCTTCGGCACAAAGACCTCTGATGTTGTGCTTGGTATCTGTTGGAGCTACTCTTCCGGTTTTGGGATTACAACACTTAGTGTTTCCATTTCCACTGTGACTACTTTAGCCTTTTCCTTTCACACCTGCTCCAGTTGTTCCTTCAGCCTTAGTTTGTGATGTCAGTTGTGCCATTTCTTCCTAGTACTGGTGTCCGCTGGGATTGCCACATCTATCTGCTGTTCACAACCATCTTTGCAGGTGTCTATTTGAATActaattgttattgttattattaataataataataaatggtaAAAGGTCTGTACTTGTATAGTCCCTAAGGATCCCAAAGCGCTtaacacattcagtcatccacccattcacacactggtgatggcaagctacattgtagttacagccaccctggggcgcactgacagaggcgaggctgtcgGACACTggcaacgggtgaagtatcttgcccaaggacacaatgacctagactgtccaagccagggctcaaaccggcaaccttccgattacaaggcaaactcccaactcttgagccacgatcacacaaccaataataataataacctgtTCAACTGTTCCTTAAGGCAAAAATCGGATGAGTTATCAGATGATAACTACTCATGATCAAATACATGAtcaaaacaacctgctgaagttcaaattgagcataagaaagaagaaagaaaagaagaaatgtgatttaagtgCCTAAAATCACATTGCCttagttgttggtgccagatgggctggtatgagtatttcagaaactgctgatctactgggattttccccgaAAACCATCTCTAGTGTTTACAGACAATagcacaaacaaagaaaatatccagtgtgcAGCAGTTCTTTGGGTGAAAATGCTTtatgatgccagaggtcagaggagaatgaccagactgcttcaagctgataggaaggtaaCAGTAACTCCAATACCCACTCATACAGCCAAggcatgcagaagagcatctctgaatacaaAACACTTCAGACCCTGGAGCAGATGGGATACAGGAGCAGATGCAGAACAGGAATGTACGTctacagttcacacaggctcaccaaaattggacaattaTAAAATTGGAAAAACGATGCCTGGTCTGGTGAGTATAAATTTCTACTATGAAATCTTTCTGGTAGGttcaaaaacatgaaagcatggatccaaaGCTCCAGGCTGGTGATGGTGCCATGAAGCTGTAAGAGATATTTTCAATTCTCCAGCTGAAGCATTAACTTTCTAAACAACTACAGCTTGCACGTTAGCAAAAACACTGCTTCACCATGTTGGACCCATGCTGAAGTACAAAGGTTGAATCACTGTGTTTAATAGAGAAACACCACAATAGACACGATTTTGCTTTCCTTATGcatatgtagaaaaaaaaaaaatagtcaaCTGATGAGGTCCGCCATGCACACATCAtgtacacataaacacacattacaTATAAATCGGTTGATGCACATCAGACAAAATATAACGTCAAAGCGTTACCTTCTGTGGTATTTAAACAATACAGTACTGATTATATAGTTTGATATTGGACTGCAGCTGGGCTATTGACTGGAAACAGGTTTCCAGGTTGGTGCACAAGGTCTACTATGTAGCGGCAGGGCTGTGAAGAGTGCAGCTTGTTGGAGGAATTTCTACTGAAAAGGAGAACCTCATTCCAAGCACGGTTGTAGTCTCCCCTAACAAGTGTGCAGCTCAGTCCAATGCAATCAGCCAGTGACTaaaagaggagacagaagaatgTCAGACTGAGAAATAGGCTGAGGAACAAATATTATGGAGAAGACCTTAAAGAGACAGAGCTTAAATTGGGATGTCAAAACATGTTGGTcaggaataaaaaatattagGAAAGATGATGAACATAGCCGCTCATGCTAATGCTACCATGCGGGTACAGAATCTGTACCTTGAACAGGAGTGCCCTGTGATAATAGATTCCCTTTTTGATGAAACCAATGGGAATAACATTAGACTGAAGTTGAATCTTCAGCTCACTGAGGTGCAGAATCCAAGAAAACTCGTGCATCTTTTCCTTCTCCACTGCTCCCCCCATGGCTTCGCTCACCAGCCTGAAAATAAGAGCAAACCCAaccaaagaaaatgcagaaaccTTTAAAATAAAGTCTTTGTTTTCCATTCTGATCTCTCAGGGTATTGTATTTCAGTGTGTTAGCAGAGTGTCTGCATTGCATACcactgctgtcatttttagTCAGCTCTCCTGACATTTTAAGAGTTGGTgtgtaaatgtcattttaatgtgtttccATGACTCCAGagatttgttttaaacaatAGCTGCTGATAAGTTACTTCGCTCTCTCTTTGCATGCCAGTTTCTGCATGAATACGTTACCTGGCTAAGGATTCACACTGCTCTTTTTCATCATTCAGTGGAAAGAT is a genomic window of Astatotilapia calliptera chromosome 9, fAstCal1.2, whole genome shotgun sequence containing:
- the msrb2 gene encoding methionine-R-sulfoxide reductase B2, mitochondrial, whose product is MSRFVRRIVAVASQHATARAAELPRRIPGIIRPVSTCQGLQSLTRYSETTDWHKKLTPEQYVVTREKGTEEPFSGIYLNHFEMGMYHCVCCDAPLFSSEAKYNSGTGWPAFNEAHGTWEGDESHTSIIRRPDNSLGSPGTEVLCKNCDAHLGHVFDDGPDPTGQRFCINSVALTFKTRENDKPDEDECN
- the c8g gene encoding complement component C8 gamma chain, which gives rise to MAGLWRCILAVVMLMCVYLWDSAEAVGGAKSRPRPQRRPPKKPKITPIDQTQPEQDIDIERMLGTWYLLNTASKCSYLVNHGTKVEPTVITIARTATSNETLSVSTKTRHNHQCWEILQVYHLTSVPGRLTLKGSAPEQNIEIVIGDTDYNSYAIMYYQKQGKITMKLYGKSVDNLSEPLLTKFEELAAKQNLQRAYHFPFPTYSHCGDVDRDHVINCVPTC